The stretch of DNA CTTCGCACACCGGGATGAAATCCGTGGGGCCGTCGTCGGGAAACGTCTCGACGAAATCGGTCGGGGTTCCGGCTACGTCGCGGAAGTGGAGATGGTGGATCCGGCCCCCGGAACCGTTCCGTCATGGCCACGAGGTCGGCGCCCATCGCGTCGGCTAGTACCCTCGTAGTAGGCGAGGTGATCGACCCCGATCTACTTGATGACCTGCAACCGTTCGGGCGGGTAGGGGGCCACCGCCGCCATGGCGACTCGCATTCGAGAGAAGATATGGTCCCCCCCCCGATTCCGCGCGACCGGGCGGGCCGCCTGGACTTACGCCTGGCCCTGCGGACCACGTATCGTTGGCAGGTTCAACCGAAGTGGAGCGCGACGATGCGGGAACTACTGGAAGCCTATGAGCGGCTCCGGGCCGAAGGACTGGTCGGCCGGGCCGTGGTGACTCAGATCTGGGGATCGGCCCCGCGGCCCGAGGGCGCCGTGCTCCTCGCGAGCCCGACCGGCAAGATGGCCGGTTCCGTGTCGGGCGGGTGCGTCGAGAACGCGGTGGTCGAGGAGATCAGGGCGGCCATCGAACGCGGCACGCCCAAGGCGCTGGAGTACGGGGTGACGCACGAACGGGCCTGGGAATTCGGGCTCTCCTGCGGCGGCACCATCTCGCTGTTCGTCGAGCCGACGGTTCGGGCTGAAATCGTGGCGGCCGCCGGCCGGCGGGAGGGGAGCGTGGTCGCCACGGTCATCGGCGGGGCGGCCCCCCTCGGGGCCGCGCTCGTGTATCACGAATCGGGCGCTCGCGAGAACCTCCGGGTCCCGCCGGGCCTCGCCGAGACGATGGCCGCCGGCGCCGCCGATGCCATCACGCACTTGTCGAGCAAGTCGGAAACGATTCCGACCCCGAACGGCGAGGTTCGGGTCCTCTACGAGGTGTTTCCCCGGCGGCCCACGCTGTTGATCTTCGGGGGCGTGCATATCGCCACCGCGCTGGTCACGCTCGCCCGGCCGCTCGGGTTTCGAACCGTGGTGGCCGATGGCCGCGAAGCGTTTCTGACGCCGGAGCGGTTTCCCGACGCCGACGAGTTGATCGTCGGCTGGCCCGATGAGGTCTTTGCCAGAGTCGGGATCGACTCGGCCACCTGCATCTGCCTCCTGACCCATGACCCCAAGTTCGACGAACCGGCCATCGAGGTGGCGCTCAGGTCGCCGGCGGCGTATATCGGGGTGATCGGATCGCGGAAGACCCAGCAGATCCGGCGGGAACGACTCAAGGAAGCCGGTCATTCCGCCGAGCAGATCGCCCGATTGCATGGACCGATCGGGCTCGACTTGGGCGGGCGGGAGCCGAGCGAGATCGCGTTGGCGATCTTGGCGGAGATCACGGCCACCCGATATCAAGGCAAAATCACCAGGGGGACCAAATCATGACATCCCGATCCGTACTCAGCGCCCTGCTGTTCGCGGCCGCCGTCCCGGCCACCGGCCGCACCCAATCGGTGGCCAATCATCCGCGGGTCAAGGAAGCGACCGCGGTCCTCGAGAAGTGGATCGAGGCCACCCGAGCCTATACCCGGTACCCCGGCGTCTCGGCCGCGGTGGTGGTCGACCAAGAGGTGATCTGGCAGGGTGGGTTCGGCTACGCCGACATCACCAAGCGGACGCCCGCGACGGCGACGACGCTCTACAGCATCTGCTCGATTTCGAAGTTGTTCACCAGTGTCGCCCTGATGCAGCTCCGCGACCTGGGGAAGGTTCGGCTCGATGACCCGGTCGCCAAGCACTTGAGTTGGTTCACGATCAAGAATCCGCGGCCCGACCAGGAAGCCGTGACCGTGGAGGGCATCCTAACCCACGCGGCGGGACTCCCGCGCGAGGCGGCCTATCCGTATTGGAGCGCCCCGAGCTTCGAGTTCCCGACCCGCGAACAGATCATCAATGCGGTGTCGAGCCAGGAAATGCTCTACCGGCCCGAGACCTATTTCCAATACTCGAATCTCGGCCTCACGCTGGCCGGCGAAATAGTGGCGGTCGCCTCCGGCAAGTCCTACGGTGATCAAGTGCAAGCCAATGTGCTGAATCCTCTCGGGCTCAAGGACACCTATTGGGACATGCCGGCGCAGGAGCGGGGCAAACGGCTCGCCATGGGCTACAGCGGCTGGCCCCGGGAGGGCGCCCGCCGGGAAATTCCGTTCTTTCAGGCCCGGGGCATTGCCCCGGCGGCCGGATACGCGTCGACCGCGCTCGACCTCGCCAAGTTTGCGTCATGGCAGTTCCGGCTCCTGGCCAAGGGTGGCGCCGAGGTGCTGTCGGCCAACACCCTCCGCGAGATGCAGCGGGTCCATTTCATGGATCCGGCCTGGGAGACCACCTGGGGACTCGGGTTTGAGGTGTGGCGAAACGACGGCAGGACGTTCGTCGGCCACGGCGGGAGTTGCCCCGGCTACCGGACCCAGCTGACCATGCGGCCTGAGGAGAAGATCGCCACGATCACGATGGTCAACGCGATCGACGCCGACGCCGAGGGCCTGGCCCAGCAGGCCTACAACCTTCTGGCCCCGGCCATCAAGGCGGCCCAGGATACCTCGAGCCGTGCCCTGCCCGTGGCCGACGCCAGCCTCGACAAATACCTCGGCACCTATGCCGAGTCGTTCGGGGGGGAATTGGAGATCATTCGGTGGGAGGGCAGGCTCGCCTCGATTTTTCTCCCGACCGAGAATCCCGCTCGGGCCATTACCAAATACCAGAAGGTCGGCGAGCACACCTTCAAGCGGATCCGGAAGGACGGGGAGTTGGCCGAGTCGATCACGTTCGACATCGGCCCGGACGGCCGCGCCACGACGTACCGGAGCAGCAACAACTTCATGCCCCGGATCCGGTAAGGCCCCCGCTCCATGCGACTGCAACCCCTCGACTGGGTCATCGCGGTAGCGTCGCTGCTGATCTGCTTCCTACCGGCCCTGTTCTTCGGAAAACGGGCCGGCAAGAACACCTCGGAGTTCTTTGCTTCCGGCCGGTCGGTGCCGTGGTGGCTGGCCGGGTTGTCGATGGTGGCCACCACGTTCAGCAGCGACACCCCGAATTGGGTAACCCAACAAGTCCGTCAGTTCGGGGTGGCCGGCAACTGGCAATGGTGGGCGTTCGTGCTGACCGGGGTGTCGACGGTGTTCTTCTACGCCCGGCTCTGGCGGCGGTCCGGGGTCATGACCGACCTCGAGTTCTATGAACTCCGCTACTCGGGCCAAGCCGCCTCCGTGGTCCGGGGCTTCCGCGCCGTCTATCTCGGCCTGTTCTTCAACTGCTTCATCATGGGGACGGTGACGCTCGCGGCCTGCAAGATCGCGAACATTCTGTTCGGGATGCCACCGTGGCAGACGATCCTCATCTGCGGCGTCTTGAACGTGGCTTTCGCCGCCCACTCCGGCCTTTGGGGTGTGCTGGTCATCGACATGATTCAGTTCTTCATCAAGATGACGGCGGTCATCGCCGCGGCCTACTTCAGCCTGAAGCAAGTGGCCCGGTCCACCGGAGTCGGCGAAGGCGCGTGGGACGGGCTCCAGAAACTGGTGGCGACGCTCGGCGGACAGCAGGTCAACTTCGTCAACGGCACCCCGGTTCGCTCCGCCATCGACGGCACCGGGCAGCCGATCCTCGACCTGCTGCCGAACTTCTCGATGAGCGAGTTGGCGCTGATGATCTTCATCATGCCGATCGCGGTCAGTTGGTGGGCCAACTGGTACCCGGGGTCCGAACCGGGCGGCGGCAGCTACATCGCCCAGCGGATGCTGGCGTCTAAAACAGAGAAGGATTCGTTGGGCGGCACCCTGTTCTTCAATTTGGCACACTACGTCCTCCGGCCCTGGCCCTGGATCATCACGGCGCTTTGCTCGATCATCATCTTTCCAGAGCTGTCCGACATCCAGGCGGCATTTCCTGCGGCCGATCCCGCCCTGATCGGGCATGACAGCGCCTTCCCGGCCATGCTCAAATTCTTGCCGGTCGGGTTCGTGGGCCTGATGGTCGGCGGATTGATCGCGGCCAACTCGTCGACCATCCTGACCCATCTCAACTGGGGCTCGTCGTACCTGGTCCACGATTTGTACCGACGGTTCCTCCGGCCCGCCGGCACCGAGAAGCACTACGTCAACGTCGGCCGGCTCTGCACGGTGGGCCTGTATGTGGTGGCGGCGGGATTAAGCCAACTCCTGACCTCGGCGCAGGACGCCTTCGAAATCTTGATTTCGATCGGAGCCGGCACCGGGCTGATTTACCTGCTCCGGTGGTTTTGGTGGCGGATCAGCGCTTGGTGCGAGGTGGCGGCCATGGTCAGTTCCTTCACGATCTCGATCATCTTCTTCGTGATGAAGAAGACCGGCCATCCCCTGCCGTTTGCCACCACGGTGCTCTTTTCGGTGGCGTTCACCACGGTGTGCTGGCTGGTGACGGCCTACGTCGCGGCCCCGACCAGCCGCGACCAACTGGTGGCCTTTTTCCGGAAAGTGCACCCGGCGGGCCCGGGCTGGACCAAGATTCGAATCGAAGCCGGGGTCAGCGCCGAGGATGCGGCCCTGCACGGCGACCACATG from Gemmatimonadota bacterium encodes:
- a CDS encoding Na+:solute symporter — encoded protein: MRLQPLDWVIAVASLLICFLPALFFGKRAGKNTSEFFASGRSVPWWLAGLSMVATTFSSDTPNWVTQQVRQFGVAGNWQWWAFVLTGVSTVFFYARLWRRSGVMTDLEFYELRYSGQAASVVRGFRAVYLGLFFNCFIMGTVTLAACKIANILFGMPPWQTILICGVLNVAFAAHSGLWGVLVIDMIQFFIKMTAVIAAAYFSLKQVARSTGVGEGAWDGLQKLVATLGGQQVNFVNGTPVRSAIDGTGQPILDLLPNFSMSELALMIFIMPIAVSWWANWYPGSEPGGGSYIAQRMLASKTEKDSLGGTLFFNLAHYVLRPWPWIITALCSIIIFPELSDIQAAFPAADPALIGHDSAFPAMLKFLPVGFVGLMVGGLIAANSSTILTHLNWGSSYLVHDLYRRFLRPAGTEKHYVNVGRLCTVGLYVVAAGLSQLLTSAQDAFEILISIGAGTGLIYLLRWFWWRISAWCEVAAMVSSFTISIIFFVMKKTGHPLPFATTVLFSVAFTTVCWLVTAYVAAPTSRDQLVAFFRKVHPAGPGWTKIRIEAGVSAEDAALHGDHMGMATLGWVAGCLTIWSSLFGIGQFLYGRTQLALALGALFAVSGLTLLWVINHLWDPKPGSRAPN
- a CDS encoding serine hydrolase; translated protein: MTSRSVLSALLFAAAVPATGRTQSVANHPRVKEATAVLEKWIEATRAYTRYPGVSAAVVVDQEVIWQGGFGYADITKRTPATATTLYSICSISKLFTSVALMQLRDLGKVRLDDPVAKHLSWFTIKNPRPDQEAVTVEGILTHAAGLPREAAYPYWSAPSFEFPTREQIINAVSSQEMLYRPETYFQYSNLGLTLAGEIVAVASGKSYGDQVQANVLNPLGLKDTYWDMPAQERGKRLAMGYSGWPREGARREIPFFQARGIAPAAGYASTALDLAKFASWQFRLLAKGGAEVLSANTLREMQRVHFMDPAWETTWGLGFEVWRNDGRTFVGHGGSCPGYRTQLTMRPEEKIATITMVNAIDADAEGLAQQAYNLLAPAIKAAQDTSSRALPVADASLDKYLGTYAESFGGELEIIRWEGRLASIFLPTENPARAITKYQKVGEHTFKRIRKDGELAESITFDIGPDGRATTYRSSNNFMPRIR
- a CDS encoding XdhC/CoxI family protein → MATRSAPIASASTLVVGEVIDPDLLDDLQPFGRVGGHRRHGDSHSREDMVPPPIPRDRAGRLDLRLALRTTYRWQVQPKWSATMRELLEAYERLRAEGLVGRAVVTQIWGSAPRPEGAVLLASPTGKMAGSVSGGCVENAVVEEIRAAIERGTPKALEYGVTHERAWEFGLSCGGTISLFVEPTVRAEIVAAAGRREGSVVATVIGGAAPLGAALVYHESGARENLRVPPGLAETMAAGAADAITHLSSKSETIPTPNGEVRVLYEVFPRRPTLLIFGGVHIATALVTLARPLGFRTVVADGREAFLTPERFPDADELIVGWPDEVFARVGIDSATCICLLTHDPKFDEPAIEVALRSPAAYIGVIGSRKTQQIRRERLKEAGHSAEQIARLHGPIGLDLGGREPSEIALAILAEITATRYQGKITRGTKS